In Primulina eburnea isolate SZY01 chromosome 3, ASM2296580v1, whole genome shotgun sequence, one DNA window encodes the following:
- the LOC140827367 gene encoding uncharacterized protein codes for MHAHLADQDDDMWYVMTDGPLKILKPNPAIAITEGAPQMLEKPRYEWTSGDKKKANLDNVAKGILYKTLDKNTFSKIKMCHTAKEIWEKLIQICEGNEETKENKLSVAMQKFVNMKMRAGETMNEFDERFSSLVNELPALGKDFGNREIALKVMRGLPREWYVKTMAMRASKDLNKLELHD; via the coding sequence CATCTTGCGgatcaagatgatgacatgtggtatgtcatgaCTGATGGTCCATTAAAGATCTTAAAGCCAAATCCAGCTATTGCTATCACCGAAGGTGCACCTCAGATGCTTGAAAAACCAAGATATGAATGGACAAGTGGGGACAAgaagaaagccaatcttgacaacGTTGCGAAGGGCATTTTATACAAGACACTCGACAAAAAtaccttcagcaaaatcaagatgtgccatACTGCCAAGGAAATCTGGGAAAAATTAATTCAGATTTGTGAAGGAAAcgaagaaacaaaggaaaacaaactgtctgtagccaTGCAGAAGTTTGTGAATATGAAGATGAGGGCTGGAGAAACTATGAATGAATTTGATGAACGATTCAGCAGCCTCGTCAATGAACTCCCAGCTCTTGGGAAAGACTTTGGCAATAGAGAAATTGCATTAAAGGTAATGAGAGGCCTACCCAGAGAATGGTACGTCAAAACAATGGCAATGAGAGCTTCCAAGGATCTCAACAAGTTAGAACTACACGACTAG
- the LOC140827604 gene encoding uncharacterized protein, whose amino-acid sequence MKVERHFTHIGMYLSHLKRLDTLSPPFQEKSEKFKTMWGKQRHNHTMSRRCYARLAHIMEKTSSADIPITRTKVWVEGHKNKNGQPSVKLLEKKWNFKDSILW is encoded by the exons ATGAAAGTAGAGAGACATTTCACTCATATAGGGATGTATTTGTCTCATCTGAAGAGGTTGGACACACTATCACCACCATTTCAA gaaaagagtgaaaaattTAAGACAATGTGGGGAAAGCAAAGACACAACCACACAATGAGCAGGAGATGTTATGCTCGTTTGGCTCACATTAtg GAGAAAACAAGTTCTGCTGATATACCAATTACAAGAACAAAAGTATGGGTGGAAGGCCATAAGAATAAAAATGGACAACCTAGTGTGAAGCTGTTGGAGAAAAAATG GAATTTTAAAGATTCTATATTGTGGTGA